The Methanomassiliicoccales archaeon genome includes a region encoding these proteins:
- a CDS encoding ATPase domain-containing protein, which produces MKFKTYINGFDENIDGGIPQGHIVLIAGETGTMKSSIAYYILFMNAKHEGVNGLYLSLEQSRRSLLRQMEKMGLRGETKGCVEILDMGELRKKAEGPNWFDTFRFAVNEIKRRMNYELLVIDSLGALEIISNFTRPREDMFRLFEWLRSLDITTLIISEMPVGHFTCYGPHDADFLADGIIHLRMTEEKEGEVLRKIRCVKMREADHVTSYFSLLKKGDQFSVTRAMIDF; this is translated from the coding sequence ATGAAATTTAAAACCTACATAAATGGCTTCGATGAAAATATCGACGGTGGCATTCCACAGGGGCATATCGTTCTTATTGCTGGCGAAACTGGCACGATGAAATCTTCCATCGCTTATTATATCCTTTTTATGAACGCAAAGCACGAAGGCGTCAACGGTCTGTATCTCTCTCTTGAACAGAGCAGGAGAAGCCTTCTCCGACAAATGGAAAAGATGGGATTGCGAGGTGAGACGAAGGGCTGCGTCGAGATTCTTGATATGGGAGAGTTACGGAAAAAGGCAGAAGGGCCTAATTGGTTTGATACTTTTCGATTTGCTGTCAATGAGATAAAGCGTAGAATGAATTATGAGTTATTGGTAATCGATTCCCTTGGCGCTCTCGAGATCATCTCGAATTTTACGAGACCCCGGGAAGATATGTTCAGACTGTTTGAATGGCTGAGATCTCTCGATATCACGACCCTTATTATTTCTGAAATGCCCGTGGGGCACTTCACTTGTTACGGGCCGCACGACGCGGATTTCCTGGCCGACGGGATCATTCATCTCAGGATGACTGAGGAAAAAGAAGGAGAGGTATTGAGGAAGATAAGATGCGTTAAAATGAGAGAAGCCGATCATGTGACAAGCTACTTTTCGCTTCTTAAGAAGGGTGATCAGTTTAGTGTCACCCGTGCGATGATCGATTTTTAA
- a CDS encoding homoserine kinase, translating to MRMKTTNNTMTEMLRSGAFRVSPEGGRIDSIGLINCSAGVEVVIKKLYSHQYIADSPVRADFPGIGRRVFFHMIGQKITNTVRKFYFRKLISTAQSSKIKVYLMRYDKVTVIAPATLSNIGAGFDIFGLALGEPYDIIEAQRTVRKGVLITSISGSDSKHITPDPMRNSAGIAAMEVLKAGRADFGIELVIRKGIRPGSGIGSSGASAAGGAFAANLLLEKPLPAEKLVICAARAEEVTSGGFHADNVAPAILGGFTIITSYDPFEVERVDPPADLGIAIAMPEVFISTREARKVIPEKVELKKLVYHVGHASGLVLGMVKGDIGLIGRNVRDSVIEPSRAHLIPYLREVESAAQEAGACAAFLSGSGPSIAAMFDVQKVNGGSIANAMKKVYETNGIRCDTWVTRPGSGCRRIE from the coding sequence ATGAGGATGAAGACGACGAATAACACGATGACCGAGATGCTCAGGTCTGGGGCGTTCAGGGTCTCACCGGAGGGCGGTCGGATAGATTCGATTGGGTTAATAAATTGTTCTGCAGGAGTTGAAGTTGTTATAAAAAAGCTGTATTCGCATCAATATATCGCTGATAGTCCCGTTCGTGCCGATTTTCCTGGTATTGGGCGCCGGGTCTTTTTCCATATGATCGGCCAAAAAATAACAAATACTGTAAGAAAGTTTTATTTCCGCAAATTGATCTCCACAGCTCAGTCTTCCAAGATCAAGGTGTACTTGATGCGTTACGATAAGGTCACGGTAATCGCGCCTGCCACTCTTTCGAATATTGGGGCGGGTTTCGACATATTTGGTCTCGCTCTTGGTGAACCATATGATATTATCGAGGCACAACGTACGGTCAGAAAAGGTGTTTTGATCACCTCGATTAGCGGATCCGATAGCAAACACATCACCCCAGACCCTATGAGAAACTCAGCCGGTATCGCGGCAATGGAAGTTCTGAAGGCTGGGCGTGCTGATTTCGGTATCGAGTTGGTGATCAGAAAGGGAATCAGGCCAGGTAGTGGTATCGGGTCTTCGGGCGCATCTGCCGCTGGAGGTGCATTCGCGGCGAATCTTCTCCTGGAAAAACCCCTGCCTGCGGAGAAACTTGTCATCTGTGCGGCGAGAGCCGAGGAGGTGACTTCAGGCGGATTTCACGCAGACAACGTCGCACCAGCCATCCTAGGCGGATTCACAATTATCACTTCATACGACCCATTTGAGGTAGAGCGGGTCGATCCACCAGCCGATCTCGGTATTGCAATTGCTATGCCCGAAGTCTTCATTTCTACAAGGGAAGCGAGGAAAGTCATACCAGAGAAAGTGGAACTGAAGAAGCTCGTTTATCACGTCGGTCATGCGTCAGGTCTGGTGCTTGGAATGGTGAAGGGGGACATTGGGCTTATAGGTCGCAACGTAAGGGACAGCGTCATCGAACCTTCGAGAGCACATCTTATTCCGTATCTCCGCGAGGTTGAATCGGCTGCTCAGGAGGCAGGTGCATGCGCGGCATTTCTTAGCGGTTCGGGTCCATCTATTGCTGCTATGTTTGATGTGCAGAAGGTCAATGGCGGATCAATTGCCAACGCGATGAAGAAGGTTTATGAGACCAATGGTATCAGGTGCGACACATGGGTGACGAGGCCAGGATCTGGTTGCAGGAGGATCGAGTAA
- the thrC gene encoding threonine synthase: MVYEIRCWECGAIIEDPYADSCMKCGGLLDIKVDLSSLENIEPYTLRRKPFGVWRYAEFLPVAEEKAITLKEGGTPLYDCRNLAQIVGINRLYVKYEGANPTGSFKDRGMTVGVTRAVEIGARIVGCASTGNTSASLAAYAAKAGLDCVVILPAGKVAAGKLAQAVFFGAKVISIDGSFDDALQIARTLAAEGYIYLLNSINPFRPEGQKTVAFEIIDQLDFQVPDRIILPVGNAGNIWSVYKALDELHSIGLIDRLPKLIGVQASGAKPIVNAFREGRKDFTAVEHPETIATAIRIGNPVSGKKALKAIYETDGYAIEVTDEEILDAQRILGKAEGIGVEPASAASIAGLFKMAHLKEIEKDEIVVCICTGNVLKDPDTIMKSFGKIEPVPADVDHVKKIISGVSHSL; this comes from the coding sequence ATGGTGTACGAGATCAGGTGCTGGGAATGCGGCGCCATTATCGAGGACCCTTATGCTGACAGTTGCATGAAATGCGGGGGTCTTCTCGACATCAAGGTTGATCTTTCTTCTTTAGAAAATATCGAACCATACACACTTAGGCGGAAACCATTTGGTGTTTGGCGGTATGCCGAATTCCTCCCTGTCGCGGAGGAGAAAGCAATCACCCTAAAAGAAGGCGGAACGCCACTCTATGACTGTCGGAATCTTGCCCAGATCGTGGGTATCAATCGACTGTATGTCAAGTATGAAGGCGCTAATCCGACGGGGTCCTTTAAAGACCGGGGGATGACTGTAGGCGTTACGAGGGCGGTGGAAATCGGGGCCAGGATCGTAGGATGCGCATCAACTGGCAACACATCAGCTTCTCTCGCAGCATACGCCGCTAAAGCAGGTCTCGATTGTGTCGTGATCCTCCCCGCGGGAAAAGTCGCCGCAGGAAAGCTTGCTCAGGCAGTTTTCTTCGGAGCAAAAGTTATCTCGATTGATGGTAGCTTCGATGACGCATTGCAAATCGCGAGAACGCTGGCTGCAGAGGGTTATATTTACTTACTTAACTCGATCAATCCTTTCAGACCAGAAGGACAAAAAACTGTCGCATTCGAAATCATTGACCAGCTCGATTTTCAAGTTCCCGATAGGATTATTCTTCCAGTTGGAAATGCCGGGAACATTTGGTCGGTTTATAAGGCGCTAGATGAATTACACAGCATCGGTTTGATCGACCGACTTCCAAAACTTATTGGCGTTCAAGCCAGTGGCGCAAAACCAATTGTTAATGCGTTTCGCGAGGGGCGGAAGGATTTCACGGCGGTCGAACATCCTGAGACGATCGCGACGGCGATCAGGATCGGGAATCCAGTCAGCGGGAAAAAGGCCTTGAAAGCGATTTATGAAACGGATGGTTACGCTATTGAAGTAACGGATGAGGAGATACTGGACGCGCAGCGAATTCTTGGCAAGGCCGAGGGTATAGGCGTCGAACCGGCGAGTGCCGCATCGATTGCCGGTCTTTTCAAAATGGCACATCTCAAAGAAATCGAAAAAGATGAGATTGTGGTCTGCATTTGTACAGGCAATGTGCTCAAAGATCCTGATACGATTATGAAATCTTTTGGTAAGATTGAACCTGTACCAGCAGATGTCGATCACGTGAAAAAGATCATTTCAGGGGTATCACACTCACTATGA